One Luteibacter sp. 9135 DNA segment encodes these proteins:
- a CDS encoding peptide chain release factor 3, protein MSAHLTETRRRRSFAIVSHPDAGKTTLTEKILLFGGAIQMAGSVKSRKAARHATSDWMALEKERGISVTSSVMQFPYEDAIVNLLDTPGHADFSEDTYRVLTAVDSALMVIDCAKGVEERTIKLMEVCRLRDTPIMTFINKLDREGRSPIDLLDEVESVLGIACAPVTWPIGMGSRLKGVYHVVLDEVHVFEPGKNFTRQDSTIFKGLDDPGLASTIGQAALDELREELELVMGASNPFDIDAYLAGKQTPVFFGSAVNNFGVQLLLDFFVEHAPSPRSRNTLTREVKPEEEKLTGFVFKIQANMDPAHRDRVAFMRVCSGTYTAGMKMQQTRTGKEVRIANALTFMASDREIVERAYPGDVIGLHNHGTITIGDTFTEGEPLSFTGIPNFAPELFRRARLRDPMKMKALQKGLAQLSEEGATQFFRPLMSNDLILGAVGVLQFDVVAYRLKDEYNVDSSFEQVGVATARWIHCDDAKKLEEFREKNAGNLAIDAAGELVYLAPTRVNLQLAQERWPGVRFSATREHAASIEM, encoded by the coding sequence ATGTCCGCACACCTCACCGAAACCCGCCGCCGGCGCAGCTTCGCCATCGTCAGCCACCCCGACGCCGGCAAGACGACGCTGACCGAGAAGATCCTGCTGTTCGGCGGCGCGATCCAGATGGCCGGCTCGGTGAAGAGCCGCAAGGCGGCCCGGCATGCCACGTCCGACTGGATGGCGCTGGAAAAGGAGCGCGGCATCTCGGTGACATCCTCGGTCATGCAGTTCCCGTACGAGGACGCCATCGTCAACCTGCTCGACACGCCGGGACACGCGGACTTCTCCGAGGACACCTACCGCGTGCTGACCGCGGTCGATTCCGCGCTGATGGTCATCGACTGCGCGAAAGGCGTCGAGGAACGCACGATCAAGCTCATGGAAGTGTGCCGCCTGCGCGACACGCCCATCATGACCTTCATCAACAAGCTCGACCGCGAAGGTCGTTCACCGATCGATCTGCTCGACGAAGTGGAATCGGTGCTCGGCATCGCCTGCGCTCCCGTGACCTGGCCTATCGGCATGGGCTCGCGCCTGAAGGGCGTGTACCACGTGGTGCTGGACGAAGTGCACGTGTTCGAGCCGGGCAAGAACTTCACGCGCCAGGATTCCACCATCTTCAAGGGGCTGGACGATCCCGGCCTCGCATCCACCATCGGCCAGGCCGCACTCGACGAACTGCGCGAGGAACTGGAACTGGTCATGGGCGCGTCCAACCCGTTCGACATCGACGCCTATCTCGCCGGCAAGCAGACGCCCGTGTTCTTCGGCTCCGCGGTCAACAACTTCGGCGTGCAGCTGCTGCTCGATTTCTTCGTCGAACACGCACCGTCGCCGCGTAGCCGCAACACGCTCACCCGTGAGGTCAAGCCCGAGGAAGAAAAACTCACCGGCTTCGTCTTCAAGATCCAGGCGAACATGGACCCGGCCCACCGCGACCGCGTGGCCTTCATGCGCGTGTGCTCGGGCACCTACACCGCCGGCATGAAAATGCAGCAGACGCGCACCGGCAAGGAGGTGCGGATCGCCAACGCGCTCACCTTCATGGCGTCGGACCGCGAGATCGTCGAGCGCGCCTACCCGGGCGACGTGATCGGCCTGCACAACCACGGCACCATCACCATCGGTGACACCTTCACTGAAGGCGAACCACTGTCGTTCACCGGCATCCCCAACTTCGCGCCGGAGCTGTTCCGTCGTGCGCGCCTGCGCGATCCGATGAAGATGAAGGCCCTGCAGAAGGGCCTGGCCCAGTTGTCCGAGGAAGGCGCCACGCAGTTCTTCCGCCCGCTGATGTCCAACGACCTGATCCTCGGCGCGGTGGGCGTGCTGCAGTTCGACGTGGTGGCCTACCGGCTAAAGGACGAATACAACGTCGACTCGTCCTTCGAGCAGGTCGGCGTGGCCACGGCTCGCTGGATCCACTGCGACGACGCGAAGAAACTCGAGGAATTCCGCGAGAAGAACGCCGGCAACCTGGCCATCGACGCCGCGGGGGAATTGGTCTATCTCGCCCCCACCCGGGTCAACCTGCAGCTGGCCCAGGAACGCTGGCCCGGCGTGCGCTTCTCGGCCACGCGCGAGCACGCCGCCTCGATCGAGATGTGA
- a CDS encoding FAD-dependent oxidoreductase, translated as MAIPPEHDPSSPSQRREQTFPHLDDEMTARLVGYGAEEALPAGTVLFERGQRHVDYFFVLEGCIEVYDVHEDGTPDIIVVHGPKQFTGEVDLFSERQTMVNGRTGADTRLVRLDPAQFRKLVSGEPDIGEIIMRAFILRRVGLIQSGQGGVTLAGSAHAADTVRLRSFLIRNGYPYRLLDTDVDDDVRHLIDGFGLHPAECPVVIMPDRQVLKCPTTVQLADHLGITIPLDSDHVHDVAVIGAGPAGLAAAVYAASEGLDTLVLEALAPGGQAGTSSKIENYLGFPTGISGQALAGRAQVQAMKFGAHMAVARSVQAMDCSTHPFRLTLDDGMVVSARSVVIATGARYRKLDTADYERFEGQGIHYAATAMEATLCAGAEVVVVGGGNSAGQAAVFLARTVAHVHVLVRGSGLAATMSDYLVQRIAQSPRITLHTHCKVDHLDGDTSLREVGWVCNDGTQTRRKVGALFVMIGAEPNTAWLGGCLDLDRKGFVLTGRDADGYATPSPYATTLRGVFAVGDVRSGSVKRVASGVGEGSVVVQAVHRFLHPSPV; from the coding sequence ATGGCCATCCCGCCCGAACACGATCCGTCCAGCCCCTCGCAGCGTCGCGAGCAGACCTTCCCCCACCTAGACGACGAGATGACCGCACGGCTGGTCGGCTATGGCGCGGAAGAGGCCCTGCCCGCGGGCACCGTGTTGTTCGAGCGGGGGCAGCGGCACGTGGATTACTTCTTCGTGCTGGAGGGCTGCATCGAGGTCTACGACGTGCACGAGGACGGCACGCCGGACATCATCGTGGTGCACGGCCCGAAGCAGTTCACCGGCGAAGTGGACCTGTTCAGTGAACGCCAGACCATGGTCAATGGCCGCACCGGCGCGGATACCCGTCTGGTCAGGCTCGATCCCGCTCAGTTCCGCAAGCTGGTGTCCGGCGAGCCGGACATCGGCGAGATCATCATGCGTGCCTTCATCCTGCGCCGCGTGGGCCTCATCCAGTCGGGGCAGGGTGGCGTCACCCTGGCCGGTTCGGCGCATGCCGCGGATACGGTGCGGCTGCGCAGCTTCCTCATCCGCAACGGTTATCCCTACCGATTGCTGGACACCGACGTGGACGACGACGTGCGCCACCTGATCGACGGTTTCGGCCTGCACCCGGCCGAATGCCCCGTGGTCATCATGCCCGACCGGCAGGTGCTGAAGTGTCCGACCACGGTGCAGTTGGCGGACCACCTGGGCATCACCATCCCGCTGGACAGCGACCACGTGCATGACGTGGCGGTGATCGGCGCGGGTCCCGCCGGTCTTGCGGCCGCCGTCTACGCGGCGTCCGAGGGCCTGGATACGCTGGTGCTCGAGGCGCTGGCTCCCGGCGGGCAGGCGGGTACCAGTTCGAAGATCGAGAACTACCTGGGCTTTCCCACCGGCATTTCCGGCCAGGCGCTGGCGGGCCGCGCCCAGGTGCAGGCCATGAAGTTCGGCGCCCACATGGCTGTCGCGCGCTCGGTCCAGGCCATGGACTGCTCGACCCATCCGTTCCGGCTCACCCTTGACGACGGCATGGTGGTATCGGCACGGTCCGTGGTCATCGCCACGGGGGCGCGTTACCGCAAGCTGGATACCGCCGACTACGAGCGGTTCGAAGGACAGGGCATCCACTATGCCGCCACGGCGATGGAAGCCACGCTGTGCGCGGGTGCCGAGGTCGTGGTAGTCGGTGGCGGCAACAGCGCGGGGCAGGCGGCGGTGTTCCTCGCGCGCACGGTGGCGCACGTGCATGTGCTGGTGCGCGGCAGCGGGCTGGCGGCGACGATGTCGGACTACCTGGTCCAACGTATCGCGCAATCGCCGCGCATTACGCTGCACACGCACTGCAAGGTCGATCACCTCGATGGCGATACGTCCCTGCGCGAGGTGGGCTGGGTCTGCAACGACGGCACGCAGACCCGCCGGAAGGTCGGTGCGCTGTTCGTGATGATCGGTGCCGAGCCCAACACGGCGTGGCTGGGCGGCTGCCTCGACCTCGATCGCAAAGGCTTCGTGCTGACGGGCCGGGACGCCGACGGTTACGCCACGCCGTCGCCTTATGCGACCACCCTGCGCGGCGTGTTCGCCGTAGGGGATGTCCGCTCGGGGTCGGTCAAGCGGGTTGCCTCCGGCGTGGGCGAGGGCTCGGTGGTGGTGCAGGCCGTGCACCGCTTCCTGCACCCCTCGCCGGTCTGA
- a CDS encoding CPBP family intramembrane glutamic endopeptidase, with the protein MSLPPDRAAHPALPMRLLRSPLGRIVAFVVTLTVLGFIAGHIYAGVGLPRGRLPFDQVTPLIEAFRLLPVVLAYWMLVRTIEERRIDELAPRKAIPHLALGLLGGALLFSLVVGALYALGAFVVDGVNHDVAWLGPILVTGVGAGVGEEIISRGVLFRIVEEGLGTWVSLLVSAAFFGGAHAWNPGATAWSAIAIALEAGLLFGLLYNLTRSLWLCMGVHAAWNIAQGPFYGIPVSGFQQRGLLASHMQGPDWLTGGSFGAEASVVALCICSIATAVCLAVAIRRGTLVPPPWRRRAPPSVV; encoded by the coding sequence ATGTCCCTGCCGCCCGACCGCGCCGCCCACCCCGCCCTGCCAATGCGCCTGCTGCGCTCGCCGCTGGGTCGGATCGTGGCGTTCGTCGTCACACTGACCGTGCTCGGCTTCATCGCCGGCCACATCTACGCCGGCGTCGGCCTGCCGCGCGGCAGGCTGCCCTTCGACCAGGTCACGCCCCTGATCGAGGCCTTCCGGCTGCTGCCGGTCGTGCTCGCGTACTGGATGCTGGTGCGGACGATCGAGGAACGGCGGATCGACGAACTGGCGCCACGCAAGGCCATACCGCACCTGGCGCTGGGCCTGCTCGGCGGCGCCTTGCTCTTTTCGCTGGTGGTCGGCGCGCTCTATGCGCTGGGCGCGTTCGTCGTGGACGGCGTGAACCACGACGTGGCCTGGCTCGGCCCGATCCTGGTGACCGGCGTCGGCGCCGGGGTGGGCGAGGAGATCATCAGCCGCGGCGTGCTGTTCCGCATCGTCGAGGAAGGATTGGGCACCTGGGTGTCGCTGCTGGTCTCGGCTGCGTTCTTCGGCGGCGCGCACGCCTGGAACCCCGGCGCCACCGCATGGAGCGCCATAGCCATCGCGCTGGAAGCCGGGCTGCTGTTCGGGCTGCTCTACAACCTGACCCGCTCGCTGTGGCTGTGCATGGGCGTGCATGCGGCCTGGAACATCGCCCAGGGGCCGTTCTACGGCATCCCCGTGTCCGGCTTCCAGCAGCGCGGCCTGCTCGCCTCGCACATGCAGGGACCCGACTGGCTCACGGGCGGCAGCTTCGGCGCGGAAGCCTCCGTGGTGGCGCTGTGCATCTGTTCGATCGCCACCGCCGTATGTCTTGCCGTGGCGATCCGCCGCGGCACGCTGGTACCCCCGCCGTGGCGCCGCCGGGCCCCGCCTTCAGTCGTGTGA
- a CDS encoding response regulator — protein MSSQEKQRTWLADQPLQRKIVFAIGALLALFVASSIANLVSLHRENDTRAWSTHTYVVLLTLAEVDDDAQARQVAARGFMLSQSDNEWADFEQADRDLGKHLAQVRQLTADNPLQQARLDRVQEMLDRWKAEAVRLGLEPMRAIGAAVTPEAAFARDGIRREYFARRTVLMSDIRKMVDEMSSTERALLERRNGALDDILTATLYIDIVSLVVCLLFGMAVIAMTFRLITRPIVRMTELMTRLAAHDHAIEVRQLARRDEIGEIARALQVFKEMSIETAGQNWLKSAVTAISNRLQVATTYRQFADTLLAELVPTLKAGVGVFYVFREDTSTLEMLGSYGFRQRRHVTTEYALGEGLVGQAALGRQPIVLQDVPDDYTRIHSGTGEASPRSVVMMPVLSRNNLLGVLEIASFDHLSPIQQRLLDELMPIVALSLENLSRALRTSTLLEHTQTQADELRASEEALRSQQEDLRTTNDELKARTNELQEQSQRLVASEEELRVQTEELHASNEELREKGVTLNQQKDALQALQHETQEKAEELARASQYKSEFLANMSHELRTPLNSLLILSRSLADNDEDNLTGEQVESARIIHDAGSNLLRLINDILDLSKVEAGKMELMVDTFPIADLARTLGRTFNHVAQEKKLAFVVDVAPDLPATIRTDGAKLEQVANNLLSNAFKFTSSGTVALRISRPAPDASLPAGLDATQAIAIAVTDSGIGIPADKFQRVFHAFEQVDASTSRQYGGTGLGLAISRRIAELLGGDITLVSEPGKGSTFTILLPETAPDTGVVAEPVPRQQAAAEATLPLSPGLLAEHIDDDRRAINPGDTTILVVEDDPAFARILADMIHRKGHRVLAAADGETGLALAKQYRPTGILLDVMLPGMDGWTVIERLKGDVATRHIPVHFISATDDASRGLELGAVGFLTKPVSRESIGDAFDRLLHFAEGRTRHLLVVDDDASARAAVRTLLKDDMVIIEEAASGEEALSKTGDTPYDCIVLDLGLPGMSGIEFLERLSRSGNTPPVVVYSGRDLSREESMKIRQYTDSIVVKGARSPDRLLDEVSLFLHSIRHGGSARSEATSAAGGVDEADLRGRRLLLVDDDMRNLFALSKVLRAKGVDVVMAQDGQKALDTLDKDTGLELVLMDIMMPVMDGYETMRSIRARPAVAKVPIIALTAKAMRGDREKCLEAGANDYLSKPIDVDRLLSMIRVWLPPRA, from the coding sequence ATGTCATCCCAAGAAAAGCAGCGCACCTGGCTGGCCGACCAGCCCCTCCAGCGGAAGATCGTCTTCGCCATCGGCGCGCTGCTGGCCCTGTTCGTGGCGTCCAGCATCGCCAACCTGGTGTCCTTGCACCGGGAGAACGACACCCGTGCCTGGTCGACGCACACTTACGTGGTGCTGCTCACCCTGGCCGAGGTGGACGACGATGCCCAGGCCCGCCAGGTGGCCGCGCGCGGTTTCATGCTCAGCCAGAGCGATAACGAGTGGGCCGACTTCGAGCAGGCCGACCGGGACCTGGGCAAGCATCTTGCCCAGGTACGCCAGCTCACGGCGGACAACCCACTCCAGCAGGCGCGGCTGGACCGTGTGCAGGAGATGCTCGACCGCTGGAAGGCGGAAGCCGTGCGGCTCGGGCTGGAGCCGATGCGGGCCATCGGTGCGGCGGTCACGCCCGAGGCCGCGTTCGCAAGGGACGGCATTCGTCGTGAGTATTTCGCGCGGCGCACCGTATTGATGAGCGACATCCGCAAGATGGTCGACGAGATGTCCTCGACCGAGCGCGCTTTGCTCGAAAGGCGCAACGGTGCGCTGGACGACATACTCACGGCGACGCTCTACATCGATATCGTTTCCCTCGTGGTCTGCCTGCTGTTCGGCATGGCGGTCATCGCCATGACCTTCCGCCTGATCACGCGCCCCATCGTCCGCATGACCGAGCTGATGACCCGGCTGGCCGCCCACGACCATGCCATCGAGGTGCGCCAGCTGGCCCGCCGCGACGAGATCGGCGAGATCGCCCGGGCGCTGCAGGTGTTCAAGGAGATGTCGATCGAGACGGCCGGCCAGAACTGGCTGAAGTCGGCGGTCACCGCGATCTCCAACCGGCTGCAGGTGGCCACCACGTACAGGCAGTTCGCCGACACCCTGCTCGCCGAACTGGTGCCCACGTTGAAGGCGGGGGTCGGTGTGTTCTACGTGTTCCGCGAAGACACCTCCACGCTGGAGATGCTGGGCAGCTACGGCTTCCGCCAGCGTCGCCATGTCACCACCGAGTACGCGCTGGGCGAAGGCTTGGTCGGCCAGGCGGCGCTCGGGCGGCAGCCCATCGTGTTGCAGGATGTGCCGGACGACTACACGCGCATCCATTCGGGCACGGGCGAAGCGTCGCCGCGCAGCGTGGTAATGATGCCCGTGCTGTCCCGCAACAACCTGCTGGGCGTGCTGGAAATCGCCAGCTTCGATCACCTTTCGCCGATCCAGCAGCGCCTGCTGGACGAGCTGATGCCAATCGTCGCGCTGTCGCTGGAAAACCTGTCCCGCGCCCTGCGCACCAGCACCCTGCTGGAACACACCCAGACCCAGGCCGACGAACTGCGCGCGTCGGAGGAAGCCCTGCGCTCGCAGCAGGAAGACCTGCGCACGACCAACGACGAGCTGAAAGCCAGGACCAACGAGTTGCAGGAACAGTCGCAGCGACTGGTCGCCTCCGAGGAGGAACTTCGCGTGCAGACGGAGGAGCTGCACGCGTCCAACGAGGAGCTGCGCGAAAAGGGCGTGACCCTCAACCAGCAAAAGGACGCATTGCAGGCCCTGCAGCACGAGACTCAGGAAAAGGCCGAGGAACTGGCCCGCGCCAGCCAGTACAAGTCGGAATTCCTGGCCAACATGTCGCACGAGTTGCGCACGCCGCTGAACAGCCTGCTGATCCTCTCGCGCAGCCTGGCCGACAACGACGAGGACAACCTCACCGGCGAGCAGGTGGAATCGGCGCGGATCATCCACGATGCCGGCTCCAACCTGCTGCGACTCATCAACGACATCCTCGACCTGTCCAAGGTGGAGGCCGGCAAGATGGAACTGATGGTCGACACGTTCCCGATCGCGGACCTGGCGCGAACGCTCGGCCGTACCTTCAACCACGTCGCCCAGGAAAAGAAACTGGCGTTCGTCGTGGACGTGGCACCCGACCTGCCAGCGACCATCCGCACCGACGGCGCCAAGCTGGAACAGGTGGCCAACAACCTGCTCAGCAACGCGTTCAAGTTCACCTCCAGCGGAACGGTGGCACTGCGCATCTCGCGGCCGGCGCCCGATGCATCGCTGCCGGCGGGCCTCGACGCCACCCAGGCCATCGCCATCGCCGTGACGGACTCCGGCATCGGCATTCCGGCGGACAAGTTCCAGCGGGTGTTCCATGCCTTCGAACAGGTGGATGCCAGCACCAGCCGCCAGTACGGCGGCACCGGCCTGGGCCTGGCCATCTCGCGCCGCATCGCCGAACTGCTCGGCGGAGACATCACGCTGGTCAGCGAGCCGGGCAAGGGCAGCACCTTCACCATCCTGCTGCCCGAGACGGCGCCCGACACCGGCGTCGTGGCGGAGCCCGTCCCGCGACAGCAGGCCGCGGCCGAGGCCACGCTGCCGCTGTCGCCGGGGTTGCTCGCCGAACACATCGACGACGACCGTCGTGCGATCAACCCCGGTGACACCACCATCCTGGTGGTGGAAGACGACCCGGCGTTCGCGCGAATCCTCGCCGACATGATCCACCGCAAGGGGCACCGTGTGCTCGCCGCCGCCGATGGCGAAACCGGTCTCGCGCTGGCGAAGCAATATCGTCCCACCGGTATCCTGCTCGACGTGATGCTGCCGGGCATGGACGGCTGGACGGTGATCGAGCGACTGAAGGGCGATGTGGCCACGCGGCACATCCCCGTGCATTTCATCTCCGCCACGGACGATGCCTCGCGCGGCCTCGAACTGGGCGCGGTCGGCTTCCTGACCAAGCCGGTCAGCCGTGAGTCGATCGGAGACGCCTTCGACCGCCTGCTCCACTTTGCCGAAGGCCGCACGCGCCACCTGCTGGTCGTGGACGACGACGCCAGCGCGCGCGCCGCGGTGCGTACGCTGCTCAAGGACGACATGGTGATCATCGAGGAAGCCGCCTCCGGTGAGGAAGCGCTCTCGAAGACCGGCGACACGCCCTACGATTGCATCGTCCTGGACCTGGGCCTGCCTGGCATGTCCGGCATCGAATTCCTCGAGAGGCTGTCGCGCAGCGGGAATACCCCACCGGTGGTGGTGTATTCCGGCCGCGACCTCAGCCGCGAGGAGAGCATGAAGATCCGCCAGTACACCGACAGCATCGTGGTCAAGGGCGCCCGCTCGCCGGACCGCCTGCTCGACGAGGTCAGCCTGTTCCTGCATTCCATCCGGCACGGCGGCAGCGCGCGCAGCGAGGCGACCTCGGCCGCGGGCGGCGTCGACGAGGCCGACCTGCGCGGCCGCCGCTTGCTGCTGGTGGACGACGACATGCGCAACCTGTTCGCGCTGTCCAAGGTGCTGCGGGCCAAGGGCGTCGATGTGGTGATGGCCCAGGACGGCCAGAAGGCCCTCGACACACTGGACAAGGACACCGGCCTCGAGCTCGTGCTGATGGACATCATGATGCCGGTGATGGACGGCTACGAGACCATGCGTTCCATCCGTGCCCGGCCCGCGGTGGCCAAGGTGCCGATCATCGCGCTGACCGCCAAGGCCATGCGCGGCGATCGCGAGAAGTGCCTCGAAGCCGGCGCCAACGACTACCTGTCCAAGCCGATCGACGTGGACCGCCTGCTGTCGATGATCCGCGTGTGGCTGCCACCCCGTGCCTGA
- a CDS encoding CheR family methyltransferase: protein MDIEDIEIQLFVRAMQLRHGHDFSEYAPASLKRRVQQLVRTHDTGSISELNRRLLHEPGFLAKAIEGLSVPVSEMFRDPAVFRVLRDKVFPVLASYPEINIWQAGCAYGQEVYSLAILLEEAGLYERSRIYATDFNDAALVTAGEGIYATREARDWSRNYMEAGGQRSLSDYYSARYDFIKLDGRLRRNVTFFNHNLVTDEVFCEAHLILCRNVLIYFTNTLQDRTLGLFRDSLVRGGFLCLGTRENIDFSPSAAGFSDIDHGLRVYQAGGNGARPLAR from the coding sequence ATGGATATCGAGGACATCGAGATCCAGCTGTTCGTGCGCGCCATGCAGTTGCGCCACGGGCACGACTTCAGCGAGTACGCCCCCGCGTCGCTGAAGCGTCGCGTGCAGCAGCTGGTGCGCACGCACGACACCGGCAGCATCAGCGAACTCAACCGCCGCCTCCTGCACGAGCCGGGTTTCCTGGCCAAGGCCATCGAGGGACTGTCGGTACCCGTGTCGGAGATGTTCCGCGACCCTGCCGTGTTCCGCGTGCTGCGCGACAAGGTCTTCCCGGTGCTGGCCTCCTACCCGGAAATCAACATCTGGCAGGCCGGCTGCGCGTACGGGCAGGAGGTGTACTCGCTGGCCATCCTGCTCGAGGAAGCCGGCCTGTACGAGCGCTCGCGCATCTACGCCACCGACTTCAACGACGCGGCGCTGGTCACCGCCGGCGAAGGCATCTACGCCACGCGCGAGGCGCGCGACTGGTCGCGCAACTACATGGAGGCCGGCGGCCAGCGCTCGTTGAGCGACTACTACAGCGCCCGCTACGACTTCATCAAGCTCGACGGCCGCCTGCGTCGTAACGTCACCTTCTTCAACCACAACCTCGTTACCGACGAGGTGTTCTGCGAGGCCCACCTCATCCTGTGCCGGAACGTGCTGATCTACTTCACCAACACCCTCCAGGACCGCACGCTGGGCCTGTTCCGCGACAGCCTGGTGCGCGGTGGCTTTCTTTGCCTGGGCACGCGGGAGAATATCGATTTCTCGCCCTCGGCCGCCGGTTTCTCCGACATCGACCATGGCCTGCGCGTGTACCAGGCGGGCGGTAACGGTGCCAGGCCACTGGCCCGATGA
- a CDS encoding chemotaxis protein CheB, translating to MSTYQAIVMGCSAGGLSALQRVLPGLDKRLAVPVVLCCHTGSSDVSLLVELLARISPLPVVEAQERAPVDPGVVHVAPAGYHLLVEPNLHFSLSIDAKVAYARPSIDVLFETAADAWYDTLVAVLMTGANSDGANGLAAVRRVGGYAIVQDPATAEARAMPLAGLERAGADACLDLDAIAERLNQLCLP from the coding sequence ATGAGCACCTACCAGGCCATCGTCATGGGCTGTAGCGCCGGAGGCCTGTCGGCCCTGCAGCGCGTGTTGCCCGGGCTGGACAAGCGGCTGGCCGTGCCGGTGGTGCTGTGCTGCCATACCGGCTCGTCCGACGTCTCGCTGCTGGTCGAACTGCTGGCGCGGATCAGCCCGCTGCCGGTGGTCGAGGCGCAGGAGCGCGCGCCGGTGGACCCGGGCGTGGTGCATGTCGCCCCGGCGGGATATCACCTGCTGGTCGAGCCCAACCTGCACTTTTCCCTCAGCATCGACGCCAAGGTGGCCTATGCGCGCCCTTCGATCGACGTATTGTTCGAGACGGCAGCGGACGCCTGGTACGACACCCTGGTGGCGGTCCTGATGACCGGGGCCAATTCCGATGGCGCGAACGGGCTTGCCGCCGTGCGTCGCGTCGGCGGTTACGCCATCGTGCAGGACCCCGCCACGGCGGAAGCACGCGCCATGCCCCTCGCCGGCCTCGAACGTGCCGGCGCCGATGCCTGCCTCGATCTCGACGCTATCGCCGAGCGACTCAACCAACTGTGCCTGCCATGA
- a CDS encoding diguanylate cyclase domain-containing protein, whose product MKPTRPKILVVDDTPANLVAMRRLLARAEADVFEATSGNEALALCLDHRFALVLLDVNMPEMDGFEVAELISENDHLSETPIIFVTAAYADDINRIKGYSAGAVDYIAKPINDVILQSKVKIFLELYRARALLQDALDELSTRNRQLTDEVAERARMEQLVRHQATHDALTGLPNRLLFRERLEGTIAEGNSGGTTFALAYIDIDGFKAVNDGHGHAAGDELLKAIALRIDARTRGTDTVARLGGDEFAVLLHDTGDTTGALARCQALCDAIAEPYTLTVGDVRLPARIGASIGVTLFHPGEAYDEIVAIADGAMYEAKRSGKNRCVMA is encoded by the coding sequence ATGAAGCCGACCCGCCCCAAGATCCTCGTCGTCGACGATACCCCCGCCAACCTGGTTGCCATGCGTCGCCTGCTGGCCCGTGCGGAGGCCGACGTGTTCGAGGCCACCAGCGGCAACGAGGCGCTGGCGCTGTGCCTGGATCACCGTTTCGCGCTGGTGCTGCTGGACGTGAACATGCCGGAGATGGACGGTTTCGAGGTGGCGGAGCTGATCTCGGAGAACGATCACCTCAGCGAGACGCCGATCATCTTCGTCACCGCCGCCTACGCAGACGACATCAACCGCATCAAGGGATATTCGGCCGGTGCGGTGGACTACATCGCCAAGCCGATCAACGACGTGATCCTGCAGTCGAAGGTGAAGATCTTCCTCGAACTGTATCGCGCACGCGCATTGCTCCAGGATGCGCTGGACGAGCTGTCCACGCGCAACCGGCAGTTGACCGACGAAGTGGCCGAGCGTGCCCGTATGGAGCAACTGGTTCGCCACCAGGCCACGCACGACGCACTTACCGGACTGCCCAACCGGCTGCTGTTCCGCGAACGGCTGGAAGGCACCATTGCCGAAGGCAATAGTGGCGGCACGACATTCGCCCTGGCCTATATCGACATCGACGGCTTCAAGGCGGTCAACGACGGGCATGGCCATGCCGCGGGCGACGAACTGCTCAAGGCCATCGCCCTGCGCATCGATGCACGCACGCGCGGCACGGATACCGTCGCACGGCTGGGCGGCGACGAATTCGCCGTGCTGCTGCACGACACCGGCGACACCACCGGCGCCCTGGCGCGTTGCCAGGCGCTGTGCGATGCCATTGCCGAGCCCTATACGCTCACCGTCGGCGACGTGCGCCTCCCGGCGCGCATCGGCGCCAGTATCGGCGTTACCCTGTTCCACCCGGGCGAGGCCTACGACGAGATCGTCGCCATCGCCGACGGTGCGATGTACGAGGCCAAGCGCAGCGGCAAGAACCGCTGCGTGATGGCCTGA